In the genome of Candidatus Poribacteria bacterium, the window TAAAGCCAAATACCGACACTACTCGCCACAGCAAGGCGGGTGCCATCGGGGGCGTAGGCAAGCACGACATCTGCGATATCGTTTATCCAGCCTTTACCGAGACGCGCTTTCGCACCCTCAGGTAGACCTAATTGCATATAACTCTCATACTCAGCGAAAGTCTTGGATAAGGACAGCGTTGAAATCACAATAAGTGCCAAAAAAATCGAAAACAACTTTGCTTTCATGGGAAGTCTCCACTTTTTAAGGATGGACGTATCAAAAATAGAACTTACGCATTCCGTCTTAAAGTCCCCCTGATAAGGGGGATTTAGGGGATTTAAAGGACGAAAATTCCTGCTTTTTACGTCTAAATGTCCGATATTTGCGCAATTTGCGTAAGTCCTAAAGAAAAGAAATTTTCTCTGAATCTACACAATTCTCAGGAGAAAGGTGGTAACTTAACGCAAATATTATAAAAATAATAAGCAAGAATCATACCAACGCAGAAATGCGAATAAAATGGACAGATAATTTGGGAAAATGTGTGTTATTCAACACAATAGGGAAGGGATATTCAGGGAACTGTATCAAATTGAAAACACATTGATACGGTTCATCAGCGGCATATTTGCTTTGTTAGAAAGGTTTAGTCAAACATCGCAGGGATACTCGGTGGTACGGGATGTTTCAACAGGTTCGCGGTATTCTAACAGATCACGGACTTCTGTTTCGACGCTTTGGCGACGATACGTTTACTCATCTTCTTCGACAGGCGTAAAGACGAGTCCACAACTGCTGCATCGATATCCGCTCTCTGGTTTCGATTCCACAACAGGGAAAAGCATACCACAACAGATAGGGCACGGTTCGTCAATTTCCATTTCGGCTTGTTCCATTTCGCCTGAGCGATTTTCAAATTCAACGATCACGGGTATCCTCCTTTTAATGAACAACACCAACGCGCCTATAGATGTCATTCAAGGACATCTTAGGGGTGAAGAGGGTTTGTGCTGGAAGAGATGCCATACGTATTTCCTTGAATAGCAATCATGTTAGCAATATAATACCGCATTTTTAGGCAAAAGTCAATCTTTTTCGCTATGCTGTTCAGGAAGATTTAGTATCTCGGTAGGTTTGGATCAATCTCGGCTGCCCACTGGTCGATCCCGCCGATGAGGTTCTTTGCGTCCGTGAACCCATTTTGCTGTAGATAGGCGACAGCGTAAAGGCTACGTTGTCCATGATGGCAGTAAACGACGATCTCTTGGTCTGATGGGAGACTGTCTATATGGTGTGGCAGTGTGTTAAGGGGGATTAAACGAGCGTCTTCAAGATGCACGATGTCGTATTCGCTCGGCTCGCGAACATCTAACAACAAAACAGATTCATTTTCATCGAGTTTTTGTTTCAATTCTTGTGGTGAAATTTCGGGGAATTCGGTTTGCATCGCTTAGTTTTCTTTCTCCAGTTGGATAGGCGGTAGCGGTGCGCATTCTGGACAGGGACACGTCTCACGCAGGACTTCAAACGGGTAGATGCCGGTGTCGTGTCCATCGTTCCAACTGAATTGGAGCGCGTAGCGACCGACTAACTGAACATCAAGGGGTTGAATATCGTCCGGGACCTCAATCAGTGTTACATCTCCGTCGCCTTGCGGTGCAAAGAGGGAATGGATATCCCTACCTTTATGCCGGATGATGGAACATTCAGCACACGGACACATCTGCCGGAGATAGGTGTATGGATACCAACTCGCATGCCCATCCTTCCATTCTACCTGAAAGGCGGTGTCATGTTTTTTGAGGAGTTTCGGACTTTTGCTAACTACATGCATGTTACTAATCGTGGTAATTCGGTGAGGTTAGAAAATCTTGCCAGCAGAAACTACGCCCATAGGGAGCTTTCTCTGCATTGTAACGTACTTCGCGTAAACCCGGCCCCGATTTCATCAGAAACCCGTTTTCGGACAACGGACGAAAACGAGCAGAAGCCCCATAGTTTAAAAATTAAAAAATACCGAGTTCGTCCCTTGCGTCCTCAGTCATCATTTCAGGGGTCCAACGTGGATCCCACACAACATTGATGTTAACTTCGTCAACACCGTCGAGTTGCTGTGTAACGTGCTGTGCGCCATTGACAATCTGTCCACCAGCGGGACATCCCGGACTCGTTAAAGTCATCGTAATATCAACAGTGGTTTCATCGATATCCACGCCGTAGATCAGTCCCATATCAACGATGTTAATACCGAGTTCTGGGTCGATAATGTTTTCTTTGATAGTTTCCAATACAGATTCTTCAGATACCATTGGGATTTCCTCCTATAAGATAGATAACCAATCAGTCAACGGTAATTAAAATATCATCATCCTCAATTTTGACGGTGTAACATTCAATGGCTTCAACAGCAGGCATACAGAGCGGTTCTCCGGTTCTGACGCAAAAACGTGCGCCGTGTCGTGGGCATTCTATCTCATCGCCGTTGAGAAAACCTTCAGCCAAAGGACCGCCATCATGCGTGCAAACGTCCTCCATCGCATAAAATTCACCATCAACATTGAAGAGTAGCACGGGGACAAAATCAACTTCAACTAACTGTTTCGTGCCGGGTGGCACTTCACTAACCTTCGCAACTTTATAGAATTCTGGCATATTCGTGTTCTTTTCCTCTCATTCATTCCAAATCTCTTCGTGAGTGTGAAACTTCAATTGCCCGGTTTCTTTACGTTCAAGAATATCCTTCATATCCTCATAAAGTGGAGATTCTTTATCAAGATGGAAAATCCCGAGTTCTTGCGCTGCAAACTCCTCCAATTCTTCACGCACTACCTTACGAATCAGGCTTTCTAACTGCTGAACACTCAGTGTAACTTTAGTTTCTTGTGTTGCCGTTACATTGTCACTCATTGTATTGTACCTCCTATTCATCTTCCTCACCGGGCCAGCAGTTGATGCCGTAGGCACCGGCTTTGAGGACTTTGAGAGCCAATAACGCACATTTGAGGCGAACAGGCCCCAAAGGGATACCGATCATATCCAAAATGTCGTCTTTCGAGAGTTTCTTAACTTCGTCAAGGCTTTTGCCTTCAATTCTCTCAGTCAACATAGAGGCAGACGCGAGACTAATCGTACAACCGTGACCACAAAAACGCACCTCTGTAATCGTGTTGTTTTCAATAAGTAGGTCAATGCGAATCTGATCACCACATAACGGATTGTCTTCCTCGTGCGAAATATCAGGATTCGGCAACGTCCCGTAGTTGCTCGGATTTTCGTAATGGTCAAGCAGTTCTTCCTGATATATGTTCATTATTTTCTCCGAGCCATGAGTTTTTGTGTTCTACATAGCCCTTCGGACAATCGGTCTACGTCTTCAACTGTATTATAGAGGTAAAAACTGGCGCGGGCAGTGGCAATAACATCTAACCGCTTCATGAGCGGTTGTGCACAGTGGTGTCCTGCGCGGATAGCGACACCGTGCGTATCCAAAATTCCTGCCACATCATGCGGATGGATGCCCTCCAAATTAAAGGAAATAACACCCGTTTTTTGATGCGGTGCAGACGGTCCGTAGAGGGTAATGCCTTCGATTTCTTTTAAGCGTTGATGTGCATATTTTAAGAGTTCTTGTTCATGAACGTGAATTGCTGCTAAATTTGCCTGCGTGATGTAGTCCACGGCGTGTCCAAGTCCGATAGCCTCAGCGATACTGGGGGTGCCTGCCTCAAACTTAGCTGGGAGTTCTGCATAACTTGATACGTCACGCTCAACACTCCGAATCATCGAGCCACCACCGAGGAACGGAGGCATCTC includes:
- a CDS encoding rhodanese-like domain-containing protein yields the protein MQTEFPEISPQELKQKLDENESVLLLDVREPSEYDIVHLEDARLIPLNTLPHHIDSLPSDQEIVVYCHHGQRSLYAVAYLQQNGFTDAKNLIGGIDQWAAEIDPNLPRY
- a CDS encoding DUF971 domain-containing protein; amino-acid sequence: MHVVSKSPKLLKKHDTAFQVEWKDGHASWYPYTYLRQMCPCAECSIIRHKGRDIHSLFAPQGDGDVTLIEVPDDIQPLDVQLVGRYALQFSWNDGHDTGIYPFEVLRETCPCPECAPLPPIQLEKEN
- a CDS encoding SUF system NifU family Fe-S cluster assembly protein, with amino-acid sequence MMNIYQEELLDHYENPSNYGTLPNPDISHEEDNPLCGDQIRIDLLIENNTITEVRFCGHGCTISLASASMLTERIEGKSLDEVKKLSKDDILDMIGIPLGPVRLKCALLALKVLKAGAYGINCWPGEEDE
- a CDS encoding metal-sulfur cluster assembly factor; protein product: MVSEESVLETIKENIIDPELGINIVDMGLIYGVDIDETTVDITMTLTSPGCPAGGQIVNGAQHVTQQLDGVDEVNINVVWDPRWTPEMMTEDARDELGIF
- a CDS encoding non-heme iron oxygenase ferredoxin subunit; amino-acid sequence: MPEFYKVAKVSEVPPGTKQLVEVDFVPVLLFNVDGEFYAMEDVCTHDGGPLAEGFLNGDEIECPRHGARFCVRTGEPLCMPAVEAIECYTVKIEDDDILITVD